A window of Halostella salina contains these coding sequences:
- a CDS encoding DUF2103 domain-containing protein, translating to MDCRQCGSPLERPGDYCLVCRTANADAVVLDIDRDRAAVTMLSDDEVVATTTITTSPEDGEETGVVELRNFAGRIADEVRRKRPDEVFAAGHREVLRAAREQLHHEFYRVDGGDPVEAVRTRRGETALEVVDAAPAEKIGGTHSTLIGGRSGRRAVQTVAGHPHVKKIVPGPIDAGGTGSQSGVRAKATRADGNGNVRLLIRNGSSVQENRVVTTAGDRETGERVREDLNGALAEADLQ from the coding sequence ATGGACTGTCGGCAGTGCGGCTCCCCGCTGGAACGGCCGGGCGACTACTGCCTGGTCTGTCGGACCGCCAACGCCGACGCCGTCGTGCTAGACATCGACCGCGACCGCGCGGCGGTGACGATGCTGTCCGACGACGAGGTGGTCGCGACGACGACGATCACCACATCACCGGAGGACGGCGAGGAGACGGGCGTCGTCGAACTGCGCAACTTCGCCGGCCGGATCGCCGACGAGGTGCGGCGCAAGCGACCGGACGAGGTGTTCGCCGCGGGCCACCGGGAGGTGCTCCGCGCGGCCCGAGAGCAGTTGCACCACGAGTTCTACCGCGTCGACGGCGGCGACCCCGTGGAGGCAGTCCGGACCCGTCGGGGCGAGACGGCGCTGGAGGTCGTCGACGCCGCGCCCGCCGAGAAGATCGGCGGCACCCATTCGACGCTCATCGGCGGGCGGAGCGGCCGTCGCGCCGTCCAGACCGTCGCGGGACACCCCCACGTCAAGAAGATCGTCCCCGGTCCGATCGACGCCGGCGGCACCGGATCGCAGTCCGGCGTCCGGGCAAAGGCGACCCGGGCGGACGGCAACGGCAACGTCCGCCTGCTGATCCGCAACGGGTCCAGCGTGCAGGAGAACCGGGTCGTGACGACTGCCGGCGACCGCGAGACCGGCGAGCGCGTCCGCGAGGACTTGAACGGCGCGCTGGCGGAAGCCGACCTCCAGTAG
- a CDS encoding zinc ribbon domain-containing protein translates to MRTERMRREMDDALQAGWKIEDESGDRVVLVKRNYGALGVHVVIAILTAWWTFGIVNAVYAAYKYLNDSRRRVLWESDRACPNCGSRAAADAEYCRNCGDELPEDAGGPRNCPECGVVLSADARYCRNCGRDVAT, encoded by the coding sequence ATGCGAACCGAACGGATGCGGCGAGAGATGGACGACGCCCTGCAGGCGGGCTGGAAGATAGAGGACGAGTCGGGTGACCGGGTCGTCCTCGTCAAGCGGAACTACGGTGCGCTCGGGGTCCACGTGGTCATCGCGATCCTGACCGCCTGGTGGACGTTCGGCATCGTCAACGCGGTGTACGCCGCCTACAAGTACCTGAACGACTCTCGGCGGCGTGTCCTGTGGGAGTCGGACCGGGCCTGTCCGAACTGCGGGTCCCGTGCCGCGGCGGACGCCGAGTACTGCCGCAACTGCGGCGACGAACTCCCCGAGGACGCCGGCGGGCCGCGGAACTGTCCGGAGTGTGGCGTCGTCCTCTCGGCGGACGCGCGCTACTGCCGCAACTGCGGGAGGGATGTCGCCACCTGA
- a CDS encoding PLP-dependent cysteine synthase family protein yields MRESILDTIGSPLVQVDSPTGATVAAKVESFNPGGSAKDRPARAMVRAAEQAGRIEPGDRLVEPTSGNTGIGIALVAAARGYDLTIVMPASKSEERQRLMKAYGADLELVDGEMETARERADEIVAETGAVQLGQFENPANPEAHYRTTGEEIVKQVGEREVDALVAGVGTGGTLSGTGRRLREEFPELEVVAVEPARNAVLSTGEPGDDDYQGMGPGFVSDNLDTSLIDDVETVRLEDAEAECRRLAREEGILVGQSSGATSLAARRVAERLAAPELDCPPAPAGARELQSDGGEAAGYDDCPLVVTVFWDSGERYLSTGLFD; encoded by the coding sequence ATGAGAGAGAGCATTCTGGACACCATCGGCTCGCCCCTGGTGCAGGTCGACTCCCCGACGGGAGCGACCGTCGCCGCGAAGGTCGAGTCGTTCAATCCGGGGGGCTCGGCCAAGGACCGGCCGGCGCGAGCGATGGTCCGCGCGGCGGAGCAGGCGGGCCGGATCGAGCCGGGCGACCGCCTCGTCGAGCCGACGAGCGGGAACACCGGGATCGGGATCGCGCTGGTCGCCGCGGCCCGTGGATACGACCTGACGATCGTGATGCCGGCGTCGAAGTCAGAGGAGCGTCAGCGACTGATGAAGGCGTACGGCGCGGACCTCGAACTCGTCGACGGCGAGATGGAGACGGCCCGCGAGCGCGCCGACGAGATCGTCGCGGAGACCGGCGCGGTACAGCTGGGCCAGTTCGAGAACCCGGCGAACCCGGAGGCCCACTACCGGACGACGGGCGAGGAGATAGTCAAGCAGGTCGGCGAGCGCGAGGTGGACGCGCTGGTCGCCGGCGTCGGCACCGGCGGCACGCTGTCGGGCACCGGCCGGCGGCTCCGCGAGGAGTTCCCCGAGCTGGAGGTCGTCGCGGTCGAGCCGGCGCGGAACGCCGTCCTCTCGACCGGCGAGCCCGGCGACGACGACTACCAGGGGATGGGACCGGGCTTCGTCAGCGACAACCTCGACACGAGCCTCATCGACGACGTGGAGACGGTCCGGCTGGAGGACGCGGAGGCCGAATGTCGCCGGCTCGCCCGCGAGGAAGGGATCCTCGTCGGCCAGTCCAGCGGTGCGACCAGCCTCGCCGCGCGGCGGGTCGCAGAGCGGCTGGCGGCTCCGGAACTCGACTGCCCGCCAGCGCCGGCCGGCGCGCGGGAGCTCCAGTCCGACGGCGGCGAGGCGGCCGGTTACGACGACTGCCCGCTGGTCGTCACCGTGTTCTGGGACAGCGGTGAACGGTATCTCTCGACGGGGCTGTTCGACTAA
- a CDS encoding thioredoxin family protein, producing the protein MSLETMEPTPTWDSDAHGDTVETLAAHDDLTYRVWGGDWCKDCRAVLPDFAAALDAAGVPEDRIEQYPVEREDGEKVGPKVEEYGIELIPTIIVERNGDEVARFVESADRPAAAVIADQLDELDATA; encoded by the coding sequence ATGTCACTCGAAACGATGGAACCGACCCCGACGTGGGACAGCGATGCCCACGGCGACACGGTCGAGACGCTCGCCGCGCACGACGACCTGACGTACAGGGTGTGGGGCGGCGACTGGTGCAAGGACTGCCGCGCCGTCCTCCCGGACTTCGCCGCCGCGCTCGACGCCGCCGGCGTCCCCGAGGACCGGATCGAACAGTACCCCGTCGAGCGCGAGGACGGCGAGAAAGTCGGTCCGAAGGTCGAGGAGTACGGCATCGAACTGATTCCGACGATCATCGTTGAGCGAAACGGTGACGAAGTCGCCCGCTTCGTCGAGTCGGCCGACCGGCCCGCTGCCGCGGTCATCGCCGACCAACTCGACGAACTCGACGCGACGGCCTGA
- a CDS encoding thioredoxin domain-containing protein translates to MTDPTDRNRLDEEESPYLRQHADNPVNWQPWDDAALDAAKERDVPIFLSVGYSACHWCHVMEEESFEDEDVAQLLNDNFVPIKVDREERPDIDRIYQTVSQLVSGRGGWPLSVWLTPEGKPFYVGTYFPPEEKRGMPGFANLLRNIADSWADETDRPEMENRAEQWTDAATDRLEATPGAGGEAPGSELLTDAADAVLRGADREHGGFSSGGPKFPQPGRIDLLLRAYDRTGREAYREVAVETLDAMADGGMYDHVGGGFHRYATDGEWTVPHFEKMLYDNAELPRVYLAGYQVTGDERYAEVVRETFDFVERELTHPDGGFYSTLDAQSPVPTERDPDAEGDEEGAFYVWTPDEVREVLDEETADLVCDRYGITDAGNFERGTTVLTVDSSVETLADEYGLDAETVEQRLAAADEKLFAARSDRPRPRRDEKVLAGWNGLMIGALAEADVALDGDYATAAGDALDFVHEHLWDADAGRLARRYKSGDVKGEGYLEDYAFLARGAFVLYEATGDVDHLAFALDLARVIREEFWDADAGTLYFTPESGEQLVTRPQELRDQSTPSSVGVAVDALLALDHFLPEESFADIAEAAVGTHGDEVRASPVEYVSLAMAADRLETGGLELTVVADETPTAWRDRFGDEFLPNRVLSRRPPTANGLQEWLDELGLADAPPVWANRERDGDEPTLYVCRSFTCSPPQTDVGAALEWAERLRPNGKNEDAE, encoded by the coding sequence ATGACCGACCCGACGGACCGCAACCGACTGGACGAGGAGGAGAGCCCGTACCTGCGCCAGCACGCCGACAACCCCGTGAACTGGCAGCCCTGGGACGACGCCGCGCTGGACGCGGCGAAGGAGCGCGACGTGCCCATCTTCCTCTCCGTGGGCTACTCGGCCTGCCACTGGTGTCACGTGATGGAGGAGGAGAGCTTCGAGGACGAGGACGTGGCGCAGTTGCTCAACGATAACTTCGTCCCGATCAAGGTCGACCGCGAGGAGCGACCGGACATCGACCGGATCTACCAGACGGTGAGCCAGCTCGTCAGCGGCCGCGGCGGCTGGCCGCTGTCCGTCTGGCTCACGCCGGAGGGGAAGCCGTTCTACGTGGGGACGTACTTCCCGCCCGAGGAGAAACGCGGGATGCCCGGGTTCGCGAACCTGCTCCGCAACATCGCCGACTCCTGGGCGGACGAGACGGACCGGCCGGAGATGGAGAACCGCGCGGAGCAGTGGACCGACGCCGCGACCGACCGGCTGGAGGCCACGCCGGGCGCGGGCGGCGAGGCCCCGGGGAGCGAACTGCTGACGGACGCGGCCGACGCCGTCCTCCGCGGAGCGGACCGGGAGCACGGCGGGTTCAGCAGCGGCGGGCCGAAGTTCCCCCAACCGGGGCGGATCGACCTCCTGCTCCGCGCATACGACCGGACCGGCCGGGAAGCGTACCGAGAGGTGGCCGTCGAGACGCTCGACGCGATGGCCGACGGCGGGATGTACGACCACGTCGGCGGCGGCTTCCACCGCTACGCAACCGACGGCGAGTGGACGGTGCCCCACTTCGAGAAGATGCTGTACGACAACGCCGAACTGCCCCGCGTCTACCTCGCCGGCTATCAGGTGACGGGCGACGAGCGCTACGCCGAGGTCGTCCGCGAGACGTTCGACTTCGTCGAGCGCGAACTGACCCACCCCGACGGCGGCTTCTACAGCACGCTGGACGCACAGAGCCCCGTCCCGACGGAGCGCGACCCGGACGCAGAAGGCGACGAGGAGGGCGCGTTCTACGTCTGGACGCCCGACGAGGTCCGCGAGGTGCTGGACGAGGAGACTGCGGACCTGGTCTGCGACCGCTACGGGATCACCGACGCCGGCAACTTCGAGCGCGGGACGACCGTCCTGACCGTCGATTCGAGCGTCGAGACGCTGGCCGACGAGTACGGGCTCGACGCGGAGACGGTCGAGCAACGGCTCGCCGCCGCCGACGAAAAGCTGTTCGCGGCCCGGAGCGACCGGCCCCGGCCGCGCCGCGACGAAAAGGTGCTGGCGGGGTGGAACGGCCTCATGATCGGCGCGCTCGCCGAGGCCGACGTCGCCCTCGACGGCGACTACGCGACGGCGGCCGGGGACGCGCTCGACTTCGTCCACGAGCACCTCTGGGACGCGGACGCCGGACGGCTCGCCCGGCGGTACAAGTCCGGGGACGTGAAGGGCGAGGGCTATCTGGAGGACTACGCGTTCCTCGCCCGCGGCGCGTTCGTGCTGTACGAGGCGACCGGCGACGTGGACCACCTCGCGTTCGCGCTCGACCTCGCCCGCGTGATCCGCGAGGAGTTCTGGGACGCGGACGCCGGGACGCTGTACTTCACGCCCGAGAGCGGCGAACAGCTGGTGACGCGCCCGCAGGAACTCCGCGACCAGTCCACGCCGTCGAGCGTCGGCGTCGCCGTCGACGCGCTGCTGGCGCTCGACCACTTCCTCCCCGAGGAGTCGTTCGCCGATATAGCCGAGGCGGCCGTCGGCACGCACGGCGACGAGGTCCGGGCCAGCCCCGTCGAGTACGTCTCGCTGGCGATGGCGGCCGACCGGCTGGAAACCGGCGGGCTCGAACTCACCGTCGTGGCCGACGAGACACCTACGGCGTGGCGCGACCGCTTCGGCGACGAGTTCCTGCCCAACCGCGTGCTCTCCCGGCGACCGCCGACGGCGAACGGCCTCCAGGAGTGGCTGGACGAACTGGGACTGGCCGACGCGCCGCCGGTCTGGGCGAACCGGGAGCGCGACGGGGACGAGCCGACGCTGTACGTCTGTCGGTCCTTCACCTGCTCGCCGCCGCAGACGGACGTGGGAGCGGCGCTGGAGTGGGCCGAGCGGCTTCGACCGAACGGCAAAAACGAGGACGCGGAATAG
- the purD gene encoding phosphoribosylamine--glycine ligase, producing the protein MTETVLLVGGGGREHAIARALAESDCDLYACAGNRNPGIARVAVGFESLDTTDTDAVVDYAEAVEATLAVIGPETPLAAGVVDALEDVGVYAFGPKQAEARIETDKRFQREFMADHDIPGCPDFATFTDPDEAAAYIDDYDGDLAVKPTGLTGGKGVRVTGDQITKAEAKEYVRESDYDEFVLEERLVGEEFTVQAFVANGEVRVTPAVQDHKRAYEGDEGPNTGGMGSYSDAIPQLPFMNEADYRDAVRIIEAVVDALDGYRGVLYGQFMLGADGPKVVEFNARFGDPEAMNTLPVLETDFLDVLTAARDGERLPDLEFAERATVCKYAVPAGYPTDPEAGAPVTVDEESVADVDAPGEAQLFYASVDARDDGVYTTTSRSFAVVGLGDTIVDAEETAEAALALAGEAGLRVRHDIGKPDLVQSRIDHIDELRGN; encoded by the coding sequence ATGACCGAGACCGTCCTGCTGGTCGGCGGCGGCGGCCGCGAGCACGCCATCGCCCGCGCGCTGGCCGAATCGGACTGTGACCTGTACGCCTGCGCCGGCAACCGAAACCCCGGGATCGCCCGGGTCGCCGTCGGCTTCGAGAGCCTCGACACGACGGACACCGATGCCGTGGTCGACTACGCCGAGGCGGTGGAGGCGACCCTCGCGGTGATCGGCCCGGAGACGCCGCTGGCCGCGGGCGTCGTCGACGCGCTCGAAGACGTCGGCGTGTACGCGTTCGGCCCGAAGCAGGCCGAGGCGCGCATCGAGACGGACAAGCGGTTCCAGCGGGAGTTCATGGCCGACCACGACATCCCCGGCTGCCCGGACTTCGCGACGTTCACCGACCCCGACGAGGCGGCCGCGTACATCGACGACTACGACGGCGACCTCGCCGTGAAGCCGACCGGACTCACGGGCGGCAAGGGCGTCCGCGTAACTGGCGACCAGATCACGAAGGCGGAAGCGAAGGAGTACGTCCGGGAGAGCGACTACGACGAGTTCGTGCTGGAGGAACGGCTCGTCGGCGAGGAGTTCACGGTACAGGCGTTCGTCGCCAACGGCGAGGTTCGCGTGACGCCGGCCGTGCAGGACCACAAGCGCGCCTACGAGGGCGACGAGGGACCGAACACCGGCGGGATGGGCAGCTACAGCGACGCCATCCCGCAACTGCCGTTCATGAACGAGGCCGACTACCGCGATGCCGTCCGGATCATCGAGGCCGTCGTCGACGCGCTCGACGGCTACCGCGGCGTCCTCTACGGCCAGTTCATGCTCGGGGCTGACGGCCCGAAGGTCGTGGAGTTCAACGCTCGCTTCGGCGACCCCGAGGCGATGAACACGCTCCCCGTCCTCGAAACCGACTTCCTCGACGTGCTGACCGCGGCCCGCGACGGCGAGCGCCTGCCCGACCTGGAATTCGCCGAGCGCGCGACGGTCTGCAAGTACGCCGTCCCCGCCGGCTACCCCACCGACCCCGAGGCCGGCGCGCCGGTGACCGTCGACGAGGAGAGCGTCGCCGACGTGGACGCCCCCGGCGAGGCACAGCTGTTCTACGCCTCCGTGGACGCCCGCGACGACGGCGTGTACACGACCACCTCGCGATCCTTCGCCGTCGTCGGGCTTGGCGACACCATCGTCGACGCCGAGGAGACGGCGGAGGCCGCCCTCGCGCTCGCCGGCGAGGCTGGCCTGCGCGTCCGCCACGACATCGGGAAGCCGGACCTCGTGCAGTCACGGATCGACCACATCGACGAACTCCGCGGGAACTGA
- a CDS encoding acyltransferase translates to MTEDDAPADGSRHDRVTAHPTPGPRNSLRHWPDAKHPLRVALNYVVIVLARISPSLRLKCWLLRRIGVTVGTGVSWGLESTPDVFWPELITVEDGAIIGYDATILCHEFLQEEYRTGEVVVGERAMVGAGAIILPGVRVGEGASVAANSLVTEDVPPGETVAGVPARPMSSDGLDDA, encoded by the coding sequence GTGACAGAAGACGACGCGCCGGCCGACGGCTCCCGCCACGACCGCGTCACCGCCCACCCGACGCCGGGACCGCGCAACTCCCTCCGCCACTGGCCCGACGCCAAGCACCCGCTGCGCGTCGCGCTCAACTACGTCGTGATCGTCCTCGCGCGGATCTCGCCGAGCCTCCGCCTGAAGTGCTGGCTCCTGCGGCGGATCGGCGTCACGGTCGGGACGGGCGTCTCGTGGGGGCTGGAGTCGACGCCGGACGTGTTCTGGCCCGAACTGATCACCGTCGAGGACGGCGCGATAATCGGCTACGACGCGACGATCCTCTGTCACGAGTTCCTGCAGGAGGAGTACCGCACCGGCGAGGTGGTCGTCGGCGAACGGGCGATGGTCGGCGCGGGAGCGATCATCCTCCCCGGTGTTCGGGTCGGCGAGGGCGCGAGCGTCGCCGCGAACTCGCTGGTTACGGAGGACGTGCCGCCGGGCGAGACGGTCGCCGGCGTTCCGGCGCGGCCGATGTCGAGTGACGGCCTCGACGACGCCTGA
- a CDS encoding mechanosensitive ion channel family protein, with the protein MVEWSLVTNQPAALAAAVLAVGILLGYLVGKLNKRLLTAAGIPESVEGTPFERTAQSLGTSTVTIVARLSSWFVYGVALLTAVHIAQLFSAERFWLRVTEFVPRLFIAALVLVVGFVVADKAELMASERLRGIKLPEVGLLPRVIKYSVLYIASLVALDQIGVNTDALIVLLAVYAFALVFLGGLAFKDFLASGAAGVYLLLNQPYGIGDSVRIGDHEGIVQEVDVFVTHIENDEEEFIVPNSRVLENGIVRIRD; encoded by the coding sequence ATGGTGGAGTGGAGCCTCGTCACGAACCAGCCGGCAGCGCTGGCCGCGGCGGTGCTCGCGGTCGGCATCCTGCTTGGCTACCTCGTCGGCAAGCTCAACAAGCGACTGCTCACCGCCGCGGGGATCCCGGAGTCGGTGGAGGGGACGCCGTTCGAGCGAACCGCACAGAGCCTCGGCACCTCGACGGTCACCATCGTCGCGCGGCTCTCCTCGTGGTTCGTGTACGGCGTCGCCCTGCTGACGGCGGTCCACATCGCCCAGCTGTTCAGCGCCGAGCGGTTCTGGCTGCGCGTGACGGAGTTCGTCCCCCGGCTGTTCATCGCCGCCCTGGTACTGGTCGTCGGCTTCGTCGTCGCCGACAAGGCCGAACTGATGGCCAGCGAGCGCCTCCGCGGGATCAAGCTCCCGGAGGTCGGGCTTCTACCGCGGGTGATCAAGTACAGCGTCCTCTACATCGCCTCGCTGGTCGCGTTAGACCAGATCGGCGTCAACACCGACGCGCTGATCGTCTTGCTCGCGGTGTACGCGTTCGCCCTCGTGTTCCTCGGCGGCCTCGCGTTCAAGGACTTCCTCGCGTCCGGTGCGGCGGGGGTGTATCTCCTCCTGAACCAGCCGTACGGCATCGGCGATAGCGTCCGGATCGGCGACCACGAGGGGATCGTTCAGGAGGTCGACGTGTTCGTCACGCACATCGAGAACGACGAGGAGGAGTTCATCGTCCCCAACAGCCGCGTGCTGGAGAACGGGATCGTCCGGATCCGGGACTGA
- the dacZ gene encoding diadenylate cyclase DacZ: protein MAEASELFAELVPSVDAILLFSPSGSYYEEVTENAEHPIIVVAGENDHGADEFVELPLQFDDVVDRIRFGIEGAFDAGYVEDGDVVACALGVFADEIDTVSRIRVDESMSSGVYGLFSESRAEPSVIRSVLELVIELGKKGQKGKPVGALFVVGDAGKVMNKSRPLSYNPFEKSHVHVGDPIVNVMLKEFSRLDGAFVISDSGKIVSAYRYLEPSAEGVDIPKGLGTRHMAAGAVTRDTNATAIVLSESDGLVRAFKAGELVLELDPEDY from the coding sequence ATGGCCGAGGCAAGCGAGTTGTTTGCGGAGCTGGTCCCGTCGGTGGACGCGATACTGCTGTTCTCGCCCAGCGGGTCCTACTACGAGGAGGTGACCGAAAACGCCGAACACCCCATCATCGTGGTGGCCGGCGAGAACGACCACGGCGCGGACGAGTTCGTCGAACTCCCGCTACAGTTCGACGACGTGGTCGACCGGATCCGCTTCGGTATCGAAGGGGCGTTCGACGCGGGCTACGTCGAGGACGGCGACGTGGTCGCCTGCGCGCTGGGCGTGTTCGCCGACGAGATCGACACGGTCTCCCGCATCCGCGTCGACGAGTCGATGTCGTCGGGGGTTTACGGGCTGTTCTCGGAGTCGCGGGCCGAACCGAGCGTCATCCGGTCCGTGCTGGAACTGGTGATCGAACTGGGGAAGAAAGGGCAGAAGGGCAAGCCCGTCGGCGCGCTGTTCGTCGTCGGCGACGCCGGGAAGGTGATGAACAAGTCCCGGCCGCTCTCGTACAACCCCTTCGAGAAGTCCCACGTCCACGTCGGCGACCCCATCGTCAACGTGATGCTGAAGGAGTTCTCCCGGCTCGACGGGGCGTTCGTCATCAGCGACTCCGGCAAGATCGTCTCGGCGTATCGCTACCTCGAACCCTCCGCGGAGGGCGTCGACATCCCGAAGGGGCTGGGCACGCGGCACATGGCCGCGGGCGCGGTCACCCGGGACACGAACGCCACCGCCATCGTGTTGAGCGAGAGCGACGGCCTCGTGCGGGCGTTCAAGGCGGGTGAACTGGTGCTCGAACTGGACCCGGAGGACTACTGA
- a CDS encoding rhodanese-like domain-containing protein has product MNRRTYLASVAATAALAGCLGSNGSGDGTTERTATETSGGPATGTATADYDTNGEFPPDEDPTDGYPPEFDEVPDEREVDTSSFGTVDRDGVEVPLAPIDVANYWYRRGEARMVDARGRKQYDTSHVYGAVLSPAGRGGTDGDPVVEWPEGDRIVCYCGCPHHLSSIRAASLIDGGYEEVYVIDEGFWEWHGRDYAMAGTNLSETPFGHVVSGQADARFAGETAWARHEPTGQREATTIGDDGRFSMTLRFVDVDRDSPIRVETPGYAVEAPLGRLVDATVTPEMG; this is encoded by the coding sequence ATGAACCGACGAACCTACCTCGCGAGCGTCGCGGCGACGGCCGCACTCGCCGGCTGTCTCGGCTCCAACGGGTCGGGCGACGGCACCACGGAGCGCACAGCGACCGAGACGAGCGGGGGCCCGGCGACCGGGACGGCGACGGCCGACTACGACACGAACGGCGAGTTCCCGCCGGACGAGGACCCGACCGACGGCTATCCGCCCGAGTTCGACGAGGTCCCCGACGAGCGCGAGGTCGACACGTCGTCGTTCGGAACGGTGGACCGCGACGGCGTCGAGGTGCCGCTGGCACCGATCGACGTGGCCAACTACTGGTACCGGCGGGGCGAGGCACGCATGGTCGACGCCCGCGGCCGGAAGCAGTACGACACCTCACACGTCTACGGCGCGGTCCTGAGTCCGGCCGGTCGCGGCGGCACCGACGGCGACCCCGTCGTCGAGTGGCCCGAGGGCGACCGGATCGTCTGCTACTGCGGCTGTCCGCACCACCTCTCGTCGATCCGGGCGGCGTCGCTCATCGACGGCGGCTACGAGGAAGTGTACGTCATCGACGAGGGGTTCTGGGAGTGGCACGGCCGGGACTACGCGATGGCCGGGACGAACCTCTCGGAGACGCCGTTCGGCCACGTCGTCAGCGGCCAAGCCGACGCTCGGTTCGCCGGCGAGACGGCGTGGGCGCGGCACGAGCCGACCGGCCAGCGCGAGGCGACGACCATCGGCGACGACGGCCGGTTCAGCATGACGCTCCGGTTCGTCGACGTCGACCGCGACTCCCCCATCCGCGTCGAGACACCGGGGTACGCCGTCGAGGCTCCGCTCGGTCGCCTCGTCGATGCGACGGTTACCCCGGAGATGGGCTGA